In the Dehalococcoidales bacterium genome, CTTCCAAAGAACCTCAAATTGCTAAAGAGCCTAAACTAACGAGGAGCTCGGGAACCTTCGCTGAAACTTAGAACTTTAATCGGCAATCACCTCTTTCCTTTCCTTATTTTCAGTATATTTTATACCTGAGGGCGGGGCGCGTCTGTGACTTTTGTCTTTTTTTCGCGTTCGCTCGGGATTGAAATGTCATAAATTTGTAACTTTTCTTACATTCGTGTTATAACTTCTTCACCTGTATTCTAGTATGATTCCACAAAGAAAGGTCAAACACCTGTAAAATCAACCGTGTCGAGTACAACTTAGGAGGTGAAGGAATGCCTGAATTTTTAAATCCGTTTTCCGGCGAAGTGCCTGAGCGAAAGCTCACGGTCGAGGAGCTAATCCGGGCAATTAGGCTCGACCTGTCTGCCGAAGAAGAAGCGATCCATCTTTACATGGCTCACGCTGATGCGACTGAGCACCCGCTGGCCAGGAAAGTGCTGATTGACGTTGCCAATGAGGAGCGTCAGCACGTCGGCGAATTTCAACGGCTGCTGCAGATATTGACCGGTGATGAGGACAAGTGGCTGGCCGATGGCGCTGCTGAGGTGGACGAGATGGCTGCTGAGCTTGGTATTGCGGAGCCGGAGCAGGATATAATACCCGGCGGCGAAGAGCCGACCATCGGCTCGCTAAAAGAGTAACTGAGAGGAGGAACAAACATGACGAATAAGTACCTTTCGAGAGATGACGCCCCAATTGAAGCCGGAACCTGGGAAGCAATTGACGGGACCATGCGCGATGCCGCGACAAGCATTTTAACCGGCCGCCGTATCCTTCACATTGACGGGCCCTATGGTCTGGGGTTAAAAGCCGTACCTTTAAGCGACCCTGAAGTAGAATCGCTCCCGGTTACCAGTCCGGTGATGCCACTGGCGCTGATAAGCAGGAGTTTTACTATTGCCAAGCGAGACCTTGCCGCCTTTGAGAGAGACGGGATAATGCTTGACACTAAGCCGGTGGCTGCAGCCGCCATTGAGTGTGCCAAACTTGAGGACGAACTGGTGTTCAAAGGCACCAAAGACACCGCCGGTCTGCTCACGGCCAAGGGTTCCAACCAGTTGAAACTGTCACCGTGGTCTGAGGTGGGTACAGCGGCGGAAGAAATCATCAAGGCGGTAACCGTGCTTGATGCCTCCGGTTTTCACGGTCCTTACTCTCTGGCTCTGACGCCCGGCCGCTACAATCTACTCTTGCGCCGCTATCCTGACGGCGCCATCAGTGAACTGGAACATGTCAGGACGATAGTAACGGATGGAATATTTAAAGCCCCGGCACTGGAGAGTGGCGGCATACTACTGGCTTCCGGCCGCCAATTCGCCTCAATCGTGCTCGGACAGGATATGACCGCGGGCTTCATCGGCCCTGTCGCCGAGAGGCTTGAATTCTCTATTTCGGAGAGCCTTACCCCGTTCATCCGGCAACCCAAAGCGATTTGCCTGCTGAAAGACTAAGCTTTGCGTTTTAAGCCGGTGTGTAAGTTTCGGTAAGACCTTTTTGTGGTGATAACGACCATGCGGCGTGACGGCCATAAGCGTGTTCGTATACCTGAGATTTAGTATTTTCTGTTTACCTGCTTACAGTCCGGACGTCATGATGTAGTGACTCTGCAAATAAAAAAGAGGGAGCCGGGTCTATCCGGCCCCCTCTGTAATTCCTGATCCCTTACTTTACCTTGACTTCGATGCGCTTGGCCTTGGCTTCCTCAGCCTTGGGGAGCCTTATCTCCAGAAGGCCGTTCTCGTAGGTGGAAGAAATCTTGTCGCTATTGACCGGGAACGGCAGAGTTACCGTACGTGAGTAGCTACCGAAACAGCGTTCACAGGAATAATAGGTAGCGTCTTCATGTACTTCCTCTTGCTTCTTCTCAGCCTTGATGGTCAAGCAATCACCCTCCAGGCTGATATCGATATCTTCCTTAGAGATGCCCGGCAGTTCCGCCCTCATCACCAGCTCATCCTTCTCTTCATATATGTCCAGGCTGGGGTGCATATGAGTAGCGCAAACTGTCGGTGTCCAAGACTTCCACATATCGCTGGCCAATCTCTCCATTTCATCAAAGACACTC is a window encoding:
- a CDS encoding ferritin family protein — protein: MPEFLNPFSGEVPERKLTVEELIRAIRLDLSAEEEAIHLYMAHADATEHPLARKVLIDVANEERQHVGEFQRLLQILTGDEDKWLADGAAEVDEMAAELGIAEPEQDIIPGGEEPTIGSLKE
- a CDS encoding Hsp20/alpha crystallin family protein produces the protein MTAITVRRSPSRALTTVMEPLYRPLSVFDEMERLASDMWKSWTPTVCATHMHPSLDIYEEKDELVMRAELPGISKEDIDISLEGDCLTIKAEKKQEEVHEDATYYSCERCFGSYSRTVTLPFPVNSDKISSTYENGLLEIRLPKAEEAKAKRIEVKVK
- a CDS encoding family 1 encapsulin nanocompartment shell protein, which codes for MTNKYLSRDDAPIEAGTWEAIDGTMRDAATSILTGRRILHIDGPYGLGLKAVPLSDPEVESLPVTSPVMPLALISRSFTIAKRDLAAFERDGIMLDTKPVAAAAIECAKLEDELVFKGTKDTAGLLTAKGSNQLKLSPWSEVGTAAEEIIKAVTVLDASGFHGPYSLALTPGRYNLLLRRYPDGAISELEHVRTIVTDGIFKAPALESGGILLASGRQFASIVLGQDMTAGFIGPVAERLEFSISESLTPFIRQPKAICLLKD